A region of Streptomyces sp. R44 DNA encodes the following proteins:
- a CDS encoding peptidase, with protein sequence MPNRRRTTAALTAAVAVAGASVLAGAPAAHAAVVDVNYACETKIGPKSAVSPVDIKAVKSGSAYTITMSFEKGVSDSPVELPKGVMTPRAELVLGGDASGTVKVTGTPNTAAIPPDTPIKIGTLTGTFTPKKNGKVTFTAGVLTVHALGMDAAVCTPKNNPKPSLELQVTGVSGGSDTPPPADDAAGGDSGAGDQLPKTGPLDSAMALGTLGGTVLLTGAAGVLWLTRRTAR encoded by the coding sequence GTGCCGAACCGGAGGAGAACGACCGCCGCGCTCACGGCCGCGGTCGCGGTGGCGGGCGCGTCCGTGCTGGCCGGTGCGCCGGCCGCCCACGCGGCCGTCGTCGACGTCAACTACGCCTGCGAGACGAAGATCGGGCCGAAGAGCGCCGTCTCGCCCGTCGACATCAAGGCCGTCAAGAGCGGCAGCGCGTACACGATCACGATGTCGTTCGAGAAGGGGGTCTCCGACAGCCCGGTCGAGCTCCCCAAGGGCGTCATGACCCCGCGCGCCGAACTCGTCCTCGGCGGCGACGCGAGCGGCACCGTGAAGGTGACGGGCACGCCGAACACGGCCGCCATCCCGCCGGACACCCCGATCAAGATCGGCACGCTGACCGGCACGTTCACCCCGAAGAAGAACGGCAAGGTCACCTTCACGGCGGGCGTTCTCACCGTGCACGCCCTCGGGATGGACGCGGCCGTCTGCACCCCCAAGAACAACCCGAAGCCCTCGCTCGAACTCCAGGTCACCGGCGTCTCGGGGGGCTCCGACACCCCGCCGCCCGCCGACGACGCCGCCGGCGGCGACTCGGGCGCCGGCGACCAGCTGCCCAAGACCGGCCCGCTCGACTCCGCCATGGCGCTCGGCACCCTCGGCGGCACCGTCCTGCTGACCGGCGCCGCCGGAGTCCTCTGGCTCACGCGGCGCACGGCACGCTGA
- a CDS encoding response regulator transcription factor produces the protein MTRVLLAEDDASISEPLARALRREGYEVEVREDGPTALDAGLQGGVDLVVLDLGLPGMDGLEVARRLRAEGHTVPILVLTARADEVDTVVGLDAGADDYVTKPFRLAELLARVRALLRRGSTEPAAAPATHGVRIDVESHRAWMGDEELQLTAKEFDLLRVLVRDAGRVVTRDQLMREVWDTTWWSSTKTLDMHISWLRKKLGDDAANPRYIATVRGVGFRFEKS, from the coding sequence ATGACCCGTGTACTGCTCGCCGAGGACGACGCATCCATCTCGGAACCGCTGGCCCGCGCCCTGCGGAGAGAGGGGTACGAGGTCGAGGTCCGCGAGGACGGCCCCACCGCCCTCGACGCCGGACTCCAGGGCGGGGTCGACCTGGTCGTGCTCGACCTGGGCCTGCCCGGCATGGACGGCCTGGAGGTCGCCCGCCGGCTGCGTGCCGAGGGCCACACGGTCCCGATCCTGGTCCTCACCGCCCGCGCGGACGAGGTCGACACCGTCGTCGGGCTCGACGCGGGCGCCGACGACTACGTCACCAAGCCCTTCCGGCTCGCCGAGCTCCTCGCCCGGGTCCGGGCCCTGCTCCGGCGCGGCTCCACCGAGCCCGCCGCCGCCCCCGCGACCCACGGCGTACGGATCGACGTCGAGTCGCACCGGGCCTGGATGGGCGACGAGGAGCTCCAGCTCACGGCGAAGGAGTTCGACCTGCTCCGGGTCCTGGTCCGGGACGCGGGCCGGGTCGTCACCCGCGACCAGCTGATGCGCGAGGTCTGGGACACCACGTGGTGGTCCTCCACCAAGACCCTGGACATGCACATCTCCTGGCTGCGCAAGAAGCTCGGCGACGACGCGGCGAACCCCCGCTACATCGCCACGGTCCGAGGCGTCGGCTTCCGCTTCGAGAAGAGCTGA
- a CDS encoding GtrA family protein — protein sequence MSEPGALRMRLQGLFREVAKFGAVGAVGVLVDLGVFNLVRHFSDLPVVRASVIATVVAIVFNYLGFRYFTYRDRDKSSRAKELSLFLVFSLVGLVIQNGLLYAATYGFGWDTPLQSNFFKFFGIGVATLFRFWSYRTWVFRALPAKEAVQTAESFLEQAPRQATRRQPDRV from the coding sequence ATGAGTGAACCCGGCGCGCTGCGCATGCGACTCCAGGGGCTCTTCCGGGAGGTCGCCAAGTTCGGCGCCGTCGGCGCGGTCGGGGTCCTGGTCGACCTCGGGGTGTTCAACCTCGTGCGCCACTTCTCGGACCTGCCGGTCGTGCGGGCGAGCGTCATCGCCACCGTGGTCGCGATCGTCTTCAACTACCTCGGCTTCCGGTACTTCACCTACCGGGACCGGGACAAGAGCAGCCGCGCCAAGGAGCTCTCCCTCTTCCTGGTCTTCAGCCTGGTCGGCCTGGTGATCCAGAACGGTCTGCTGTACGCGGCGACGTACGGGTTCGGCTGGGACACCCCGCTGCAGAGCAACTTCTTCAAGTTCTTCGGCATCGGCGTCGCGACGCTGTTCCGCTTCTGGTCCTACCGCACCTGGGTGTTCCGGGCGCTGCCGGCGAAGGAGGCGGTGCAGACCGCCGAATCGTTCCTGGAGCAGGCCCCGCGGCAGGCGACCCGCCGTCAGCCCGACCGCGTCTGA
- a CDS encoding RNA polymerase sigma factor SigF: MSPRLDAPRTPDAPSAAVPLPPVVDLPDRLLDTPLDRIGPVDARALSKQLFARLSELEEGTHDYAYVRNTLVELNLALVRFAAARFGTRSEPMEDIVQVGTIGLIKAIDRFELTRGVEFPTFAMPTIIGEIKRFFRDTSWSVHVPRRLQELRLDLARAGDALAQRLDRAPTVAELAEELGIRPEEVVEGMAASNAYTATSLDAQPDEEDGAGGEAALADRLGYEDHGLTGIEYIASLKPMIASLPARERQILSLRFVSGLTQSEIGAELGISQMHVSRLLTRTLGRLRRGLTLEE; the protein is encoded by the coding sequence ATGTCACCCCGGCTCGACGCCCCGCGTACCCCCGACGCGCCGTCGGCAGCAGTCCCCCTCCCCCCTGTCGTCGACCTGCCCGATCGCCTGCTCGACACACCTCTCGACCGGATCGGACCGGTCGACGCCCGCGCCCTGTCGAAGCAGCTCTTCGCCCGGCTCTCCGAGCTGGAGGAGGGCACCCACGACTACGCGTACGTCCGCAACACCCTGGTCGAACTGAACCTCGCCCTGGTCAGGTTCGCCGCCGCACGGTTCGGCACCCGCAGCGAACCGATGGAGGACATCGTCCAGGTCGGCACGATCGGCCTCATCAAGGCGATCGACCGCTTCGAACTCACCCGCGGCGTCGAGTTCCCGACGTTCGCGATGCCGACGATCATCGGCGAGATCAAGCGCTTCTTCCGCGACACCTCGTGGTCCGTGCACGTGCCCCGCAGACTCCAGGAGCTCCGGCTCGACCTCGCCAGGGCAGGTGACGCGCTCGCGCAGCGCCTCGACCGGGCCCCGACCGTCGCCGAACTCGCCGAGGAGCTCGGCATCCGGCCCGAGGAAGTCGTCGAGGGCATGGCCGCGAGCAACGCCTACACCGCGACCTCGCTCGACGCGCAGCCCGACGAGGAGGACGGCGCGGGCGGCGAGGCCGCGCTCGCCGACCGGCTCGGCTACGAGGACCACGGGCTCACCGGGATCGAGTACATCGCCTCGCTCAAGCCGATGATCGCCTCGCTGCCCGCCCGCGAGCGGCAGATCCTCTCCCTGCGCTTCGTCTCCGGTCTGACCCAGTCGGAGATCGGCGCGGAGCTCGGCATCTCGCAGATGCACGTCTCCCGCCTGCTGACCCGCACGCTCGGCCGGCTCCGCCGGGGGCTGACGCTGGAGGAATGA
- a CDS encoding peptide MFS transporter: MASSLTTASTGTPGSEKTFFGHPRGLATLFMTEMWERFSYYGMRALLVLYLVSGGADAATGSQGGGLAMTAATATAIYSVYVSMVYLMAMPGGWFGDRVWGARKTVTIAGFVIMAGHASLAIPGQAMFFVGLALVAAGSGLLKANISTMVGHLYDGPDDPRRDGGFTLFYVGINLGAFLAPLVIGTVGESHNWHLGFLLAAIGMAIGLGQFLFGTRHLSEKSSVVPNPLSDAERKSVLVKVCATIAVVAVFYGIVVAAGMYTLNWALVPITLAGLLIPIAVIVRIKRDKDLDKAEQSKVTGYIWFFVAAAVFWMIYDQGGSTLSLFADSKTTDHIGALSFPATWFQSLNPLFVMALAPVFAWLWLWLARRNQEPSTIVKFSLGLVGIGISFFVFLAPIGMAGDGKVSPMWLVGIYFIQTVAELCLSPVGLSVTTKMAPQKYASQMLGVWFLAVTAGDCTTGLLSLAGVDLNGTGIIALQAVAVTVAAVAVFMYRKKVKALMGDVH, translated from the coding sequence ATGGCGTCCAGCCTGACGACGGCTTCGACCGGAACCCCCGGTTCCGAGAAGACGTTCTTCGGCCACCCCCGTGGCCTGGCCACCCTCTTCATGACCGAGATGTGGGAGCGTTTCTCCTACTACGGCATGAGGGCCCTTCTCGTTCTGTACCTGGTCTCCGGCGGCGCGGACGCGGCGACCGGCAGCCAGGGTGGCGGCCTCGCCATGACGGCGGCCACGGCGACGGCCATCTACTCGGTGTACGTCTCGATGGTCTACCTGATGGCCATGCCCGGCGGCTGGTTCGGTGACCGCGTCTGGGGCGCCCGCAAGACCGTCACCATCGCCGGCTTCGTGATCATGGCCGGTCACGCCTCGCTGGCCATCCCCGGCCAGGCGATGTTCTTCGTCGGCCTGGCGCTCGTCGCCGCCGGCTCCGGTCTGCTCAAGGCCAACATCTCCACGATGGTCGGCCACCTCTACGACGGTCCGGACGACCCGCGCCGTGACGGTGGCTTCACGCTCTTCTACGTCGGCATCAACCTCGGCGCCTTCCTCGCCCCGCTGGTCATCGGCACCGTCGGCGAGAGCCACAACTGGCACCTGGGCTTCCTGCTCGCGGCCATCGGCATGGCCATCGGTCTGGGCCAGTTCCTGTTCGGCACCCGCCACCTGAGCGAGAAGAGCAGCGTGGTCCCGAACCCGCTGTCCGACGCCGAGCGCAAGTCCGTCCTCGTCAAGGTCTGCGCCACGATCGCCGTCGTCGCCGTCTTCTACGGCATCGTCGTCGCCGCCGGCATGTACACCCTGAACTGGGCGCTCGTCCCGATCACCCTCGCCGGTCTGCTCATCCCGATCGCCGTGATCGTCCGCATCAAGCGCGACAAGGACCTCGACAAGGCCGAGCAGTCGAAGGTCACCGGCTACATCTGGTTCTTCGTGGCCGCGGCCGTCTTCTGGATGATCTACGACCAGGGCGGCTCGACCCTGTCCCTCTTCGCGGACAGCAAGACCACCGACCACATCGGTGCGCTGAGCTTCCCTGCCACCTGGTTCCAGTCGCTCAACCCGCTCTTCGTCATGGCGCTGGCCCCGGTCTTCGCCTGGCTGTGGCTGTGGCTCGCCCGCCGCAACCAGGAGCCGAGCACCATCGTGAAGTTCTCGCTGGGCCTGGTGGGCATCGGCATCTCGTTCTTCGTCTTCCTGGCCCCGATCGGCATGGCCGGGGACGGCAAGGTCAGCCCGATGTGGCTGGTCGGGATCTACTTCATCCAGACCGTCGCCGAGCTGTGCCTCTCCCCGGTCGGCCTCTCCGTCACCACGAAGATGGCGCCGCAGAAGTACGCCTCGCAGATGCTGGGTGTCTGGTTCCTCGCCGTCACCGCCGGTGACTGCACCACGGGTCTGCTCTCCCTCGCGGGCGTGGACCTGAACGGCACCGGGATCATCGCGCTGCAGGCCGTGGCCGTCACGGTCGCCGCCGTCGCGGTCTTCATGTACCGCAAGAAGGTCAAGGCGCTCATGGGCGACGTCCACTGA
- a CDS encoding STAS domain-containing protein, protein MDREHIGSAPPARLRVEVRDVAGSALLTPVGELDHHTAELLRAPLDTALDAGRARLVVDCTGLEFCDSTGLNVLLGARLRADAAGGGVHLVGMRPAVARVFHITGADAVFTVHETLATALPG, encoded by the coding sequence ATGGACCGCGAACACATCGGCAGCGCGCCGCCCGCGCGGCTGCGGGTCGAGGTCCGCGACGTCGCCGGGAGCGCGCTCCTCACGCCCGTCGGTGAGCTCGATCACCACACCGCCGAACTGCTGCGCGCCCCGCTGGACACCGCCCTCGACGCGGGCCGCGCACGGCTCGTCGTCGACTGCACGGGCCTGGAGTTCTGCGATTCGACCGGGCTCAACGTGCTGCTCGGCGCCCGGTTGAGGGCGGACGCCGCCGGCGGCGGCGTCCATCTGGTGGGGATGCGGCCCGCGGTGGCCAGGGTGTTCCACATCACGGGCGCGGACGCCGTCTTCACCGTCCACGAGACGCTCGCCACAGCGCTCCCCGGCTGA
- a CDS encoding membrane dipeptidase: MAELLDDPPILSTVPAAAGEPDPPESPPPPDETARARALLAAQPVTEGHTELPGSLDPEDLPPVRAAEAGAQLWSLHTESEEGVIGTLRRIDSVRALVATCPEDLRLAYTTSELAHARNCGRVAALLGPVSWTALGGSAAILRAYHALGVRAVNLTRFDRFARDAVREMNRIGLAVDLSGADQDTVRRALAVTRAPALLTRAEPETLPDEVLGLLGENGAVLMVTVTEDPAAVADVLDRVRAQAGPQCTGVSHTTAPAAGYVPLFAELLRRGWTAQELVGLAHANATRALRETEFLSRTNRIRPAAA; encoded by the coding sequence ATGGCGGAACTGCTAGACGACCCTCCCATCCTCTCCACCGTCCCTGCCGCCGCCGGCGAGCCCGATCCGCCGGAGTCACCGCCACCGCCCGACGAGACGGCCCGCGCCCGCGCCCTGCTGGCCGCGCAGCCCGTCACCGAGGGCCACACCGAACTCCCCGGCTCCCTCGACCCCGAGGACCTCCCGCCCGTCCGCGCCGCGGAGGCCGGAGCCCAACTCTGGTCCCTGCACACCGAGTCGGAAGAGGGCGTCATCGGGACCCTGCGGCGGATCGACTCCGTCCGCGCCCTCGTCGCCACCTGCCCCGAGGACCTGCGCCTCGCGTACACCACCTCCGAGCTGGCCCACGCCCGCAACTGCGGCCGTGTCGCCGCGCTGCTCGGCCCGGTCAGCTGGACGGCGCTCGGCGGCTCCGCGGCCATCCTGCGGGCCTACCACGCCCTCGGCGTACGGGCGGTGAACCTCACCCGCTTCGACCGCTTCGCCCGGGACGCCGTACGGGAGATGAACCGGATCGGCCTGGCCGTGGACCTCTCCGGCGCCGACCAGGACACGGTCCGCCGCGCCCTCGCCGTCACCCGCGCCCCCGCGCTCCTCACCCGGGCCGAGCCGGAGACCCTGCCGGACGAGGTCCTCGGCCTCCTCGGCGAGAACGGCGCCGTCCTCATGGTCACGGTCACCGAGGACCCGGCCGCCGTCGCCGACGTCCTCGACCGGGTACGGGCGCAGGCGGGCCCGCAGTGCACGGGTGTCTCCCACACCACCGCCCCGGCCGCCGGCTACGTGCCGCTCTTCGCGGAGCTGCTCCGCCGCGGCTGGACGGCCCAGGAACTCGTCGGCCTCGCGCACGCCAACGCCACCCGGGCGCTGCGGGAGACGGAGTTCCTGTCCCGGACGAACCGGATCCGGCCGGCCGCGGCCTGA
- a CDS encoding 5-(carboxyamino)imidazole ribonucleotide synthase: protein MTFPVVGMVGGGQLARMTHEAGIPLGIKFKLLSDTPQDSAAQVVSEVVIGDYRDLDTLRDFARGCDVITFDHEHVPAEHLAALEADGVVIRPGREALVHAQDKGVMRAKLDEIGAPSPRHRIVADPADAAAFADEVGGFPIILKTVSGGYDGKGVWFVRTPEDARDPFLAGVRVLAEEKVDFVRELAANIVRSPHGQAVAYPVVESRQVDGVCDTVIAPAPDLDDELAGQAQELALRIAKELGVVGHLAVELFQTTDGRILVNELAMRPHNSGHWTQDGAVTSQFANHVRAVLDLPLGDPRPRAPWTVMCNVLGGDYPDMYSAYLHCMARDPQLKIHMYGKDVKPGRKVGHVNTYGDDLDDVLERARHAAGYLRGTITE from the coding sequence GTGACGTTCCCCGTAGTAGGCATGGTCGGAGGCGGGCAGCTCGCCCGTATGACCCACGAGGCGGGTATCCCCCTCGGCATCAAGTTCAAGCTCCTCAGCGACACCCCGCAGGACTCCGCGGCCCAGGTGGTGAGCGAGGTCGTCATCGGCGACTACCGCGACCTGGACACGCTGCGTGACTTCGCGCGCGGCTGCGACGTGATCACCTTCGATCACGAGCACGTCCCCGCCGAGCACCTGGCCGCCCTGGAGGCGGACGGCGTCGTGATCCGCCCGGGCCGCGAGGCCCTCGTGCACGCGCAGGACAAGGGGGTGATGCGCGCCAAGCTCGACGAGATCGGCGCGCCGAGCCCCCGGCACCGCATCGTCGCCGATCCGGCCGACGCCGCGGCCTTCGCCGACGAGGTCGGCGGCTTCCCGATCATCCTCAAGACCGTGAGCGGCGGCTACGACGGCAAGGGCGTCTGGTTCGTCCGGACGCCCGAGGACGCCCGCGACCCCTTCCTCGCCGGGGTCCGGGTGCTCGCCGAGGAGAAGGTCGACTTCGTCCGCGAGCTCGCGGCGAACATCGTCCGCTCCCCGCACGGCCAGGCCGTCGCCTACCCGGTCGTCGAGTCCCGCCAGGTCGACGGCGTCTGCGACACGGTCATCGCGCCCGCGCCCGACCTCGACGACGAGCTGGCCGGGCAGGCCCAGGAGCTGGCCCTGCGGATCGCCAAGGAGCTGGGCGTCGTCGGCCACCTCGCCGTCGAGCTGTTCCAGACCACGGACGGCCGCATCCTCGTCAACGAACTGGCGATGCGCCCGCACAACTCCGGCCACTGGACCCAGGACGGGGCGGTCACCTCGCAGTTCGCCAACCACGTCCGGGCGGTTCTCGACCTGCCCCTCGGCGATCCGCGCCCGCGCGCGCCGTGGACCGTGATGTGCAATGTCCTGGGCGGCGACTACCCGGACATGTACTCCGCGTATCTGCACTGCATGGCCAGGGACCCGCAGCTCAAGATCCACATGTACGGCAAGGACGTGAAGCCCGGTCGCAAGGTGGGCCACGTCAACACCTACGGCGACGACCTCGACGACGTGCTGGAGCGCGCCCGTCACGCCGCCGGCTATCTGCGAGGAACCATCACCGAATGA
- a CDS encoding dipeptidase: MSASDRLDEARELLASSPVVDGHNDLPWALREHVRYDLDRMDIGADQTGALHTDLARLRAGGVGAQFWSVYVPCRLAGDDAVSATLEQIDIVDQLLDRYASDLAPALTADDMEAARKQGRIASLKGAEGGHSINNSLATLRALHALGVRYMTLTHNDNNDWADSATDEPGVGGLSAFGRQVVREMNRSGMLVDLSHVAATTMRDALDTTAAPVIFSHSSSLAVCDHPRNIPDDVLERLPANGGVAMATFVPKFILPAAVEWTARADENLRAHGFDHLDTTAEAMKLHRAFEEANPRPIATAATVADHLDHMREAAGIDHIGIGGDYDGTAFTPAGLDDVAGYPNLIAELLHRGWSRTDLAKLTWSNAVRALRDAEAVSRDLRNRTAPSNATIEALDTP; encoded by the coding sequence GTGAGCGCGTCGGACCGTCTCGACGAGGCCAGGGAACTCCTGGCCTCGTCCCCCGTGGTCGACGGCCACAACGACCTCCCCTGGGCGCTGCGCGAGCACGTGCGCTACGACCTGGACCGGATGGACATCGGCGCGGACCAGACCGGCGCGCTCCACACCGACCTCGCCCGGCTGCGGGCCGGCGGGGTCGGCGCCCAGTTCTGGTCGGTGTACGTGCCCTGCCGGCTGGCCGGCGACGACGCGGTCAGCGCGACCCTGGAGCAGATCGACATCGTCGACCAGCTCCTCGACCGCTACGCCTCCGACCTCGCGCCGGCCCTGACGGCGGACGACATGGAGGCGGCCCGGAAGCAGGGCCGCATCGCCTCGCTCAAGGGCGCCGAGGGCGGCCACTCGATCAACAACTCCCTCGCCACCCTGCGCGCGCTGCACGCCCTGGGCGTGCGGTACATGACGCTCACGCACAACGACAACAACGACTGGGCGGACTCGGCGACCGACGAGCCCGGCGTCGGCGGTCTCTCCGCCTTCGGCCGGCAGGTCGTCCGCGAGATGAACCGCTCCGGCATGCTCGTCGACCTCTCGCACGTCGCCGCGACGACGATGCGGGACGCGCTCGACACCACGGCGGCGCCGGTGATCTTCTCGCACTCCTCCTCCCTCGCGGTCTGCGACCACCCGCGGAACATCCCGGACGACGTCCTGGAGCGGCTGCCCGCCAACGGCGGCGTCGCGATGGCCACGTTCGTGCCCAAGTTCATCCTCCCCGCGGCCGTCGAGTGGACGGCGCGGGCGGACGAGAACCTCCGGGCGCACGGCTTCGACCACCTCGACACCACCGCCGAGGCGATGAAGCTGCACCGCGCCTTCGAGGAGGCGAACCCGCGCCCGATCGCCACCGCCGCCACGGTCGCCGACCACCTCGACCACATGCGCGAGGCCGCCGGCATCGACCACATCGGCATCGGCGGCGACTACGACGGGACGGCCTTCACCCCGGCCGGTCTCGACGACGTCGCCGGCTATCCGAACCTGATCGCGGAACTGCTGCACCGCGGCTGGTCCCGGACGGACCTCGCCAAGCTGACCTGGTCCAACGCGGTCCGCGCGCTGCGGGACGCGGAGGCGGTCTCCCGCGATCTGAGGAACCGTACGGCCCCGTCGAACGCCACGATCGAGGCGCTCGACACGCCGTAG
- a CDS encoding ATP-binding protein has product MRRRLINSTLAVVLVVIAVFGVSLVLVETRTISSSAQESVDSEALRLVSIVDSRLIGGEPVNPDILAEQGGAKRFAQIRIPGRDPIEIGDRPEGEVIRGLAEGERGETVIVEESRSAVTAEVGRTLLIIGAVALLAVVAAVLLAVRQANKLASPLTDLAETAERLGSGDPRPRHKRYGVPELDRVADVLDASAERIARMLTAERRLAADASHQLRTPLTALSMRLEEVALADDLETVKEEATIALTQVERLTDVVERLLTNARDPRTGSAVAFDLDEVVKQQIEEWRPAYRSAGRAIVHSGKQGMRAVGTPGAVAQVLAALIENSLMHGGGTVALRTRVTGNQSVIEVTDEGPGVPADLGARIFERAVSGRSSTGIGLAVARDLAEADGGRLELLQQQPPVFALFLSREVRSVAEAPQERPVR; this is encoded by the coding sequence GTGCGCCGCCGTCTGATCAACTCCACGCTCGCCGTCGTCCTCGTCGTCATCGCCGTCTTCGGCGTCTCCCTGGTCCTCGTCGAGACCCGCACCATCTCCAGCAGCGCCCAGGAGAGCGTGGACTCGGAGGCGCTGCGGCTCGTCTCGATCGTCGACAGCCGGCTGATCGGCGGCGAGCCGGTCAATCCGGACATCCTCGCCGAGCAGGGCGGCGCCAAGCGCTTCGCCCAGATCCGCATCCCCGGCCGCGACCCCATCGAGATCGGCGACCGCCCCGAGGGCGAGGTCATCCGGGGCCTCGCGGAGGGCGAGCGCGGCGAGACCGTGATCGTCGAGGAGTCCCGCTCCGCGGTGACCGCCGAGGTCGGCCGCACCCTGCTGATCATCGGCGCGGTGGCCCTGCTCGCGGTCGTCGCCGCCGTCCTCCTCGCCGTACGGCAGGCGAACAAGCTGGCGTCCCCGCTCACCGACCTCGCCGAGACCGCCGAGCGCCTCGGCTCCGGCGACCCGCGGCCCCGGCACAAGCGGTACGGGGTGCCCGAGCTGGACCGGGTCGCGGACGTCCTCGACGCCTCCGCCGAGCGCATCGCCCGGATGCTCACCGCCGAGCGCCGGCTCGCCGCCGACGCCTCCCACCAGCTCCGTACGCCCCTCACCGCGCTCTCCATGCGCCTGGAGGAGGTCGCCCTCGCCGACGACCTGGAGACGGTCAAGGAGGAGGCGACGATCGCCCTCACGCAGGTCGAGCGGCTCACCGACGTCGTGGAGCGGCTCCTGACGAACGCGCGTGACCCCCGCACCGGCTCCGCCGTCGCCTTCGACCTGGACGAGGTCGTCAAGCAGCAGATCGAGGAGTGGCGCCCGGCCTACCGCAGCGCGGGGCGGGCCATCGTGCACTCAGGCAAGCAGGGGATGCGGGCGGTCGGCACCCCGGGCGCGGTCGCCCAGGTCCTCGCCGCCCTGATCGAGAACTCGCTCATGCACGGCGGCGGCACGGTCGCCCTGCGCACCCGCGTCACCGGCAACCAGTCGGTGATCGAGGTCACCGACGAGGGCCCGGGCGTCCCCGCCGACCTCGGCGCGCGGATCTTCGAGCGGGCGGTGAGCGGCCGCAGCTCCACCGGGATCGGCCTGGCGGTGGCCCGGGACCTGGCGGAGGCGGACGGCGGCCGTCTGGAACTGCTCCAGCAGCAGCCGCCGGTCTTCGCGCTCTTCCTGAGCCGGGAGGTCAGGAGCGTCGCGGAGGCGCCGCAGGAGCGCCCCGTACGGTGA
- a CDS encoding ATP-binding protein has protein sequence MDQASDVRTLALGETSGTVPLARDFTRSALHEWGWLPAATADRRAAAEDVLLVVSELVTNACLHAEGPERLRVLRMPRTLRLEVTDRGAGQPAPRTPHRSGRPGGHGMFIVQRLCLDWGIDRTPGAPGKTVWAELAAPA, from the coding sequence ATGGACCAAGCTTCCGACGTCCGGACGCTCGCCCTCGGCGAGACCAGCGGCACTGTGCCGCTCGCGCGTGACTTCACGCGCTCGGCGCTCCACGAGTGGGGCTGGCTCCCGGCGGCCACCGCCGACCGCCGTGCCGCCGCGGAGGACGTCCTGCTCGTCGTCTCCGAGCTCGTCACCAACGCCTGTCTGCACGCCGAGGGTCCCGAGCGGCTGCGCGTCCTGCGGATGCCCCGGACCCTGCGCCTCGAAGTCACCGACCGCGGCGCCGGCCAGCCCGCCCCCCGCACCCCCCACCGCTCCGGACGGCCGGGCGGCCACGGCATGTTCATCGTGCAGCGCCTCTGCCTCGACTGGGGCATCGACCGCACCCCCGGAGCCCCCGGCAAGACGGTCTGGGCCGAACTGGCCGCACCTGCCTAG
- the purE gene encoding 5-(carboxyamino)imidazole ribonucleotide mutase: MSTATAPVVGIAMGSDSDWTVMEAAAQALDEFEIPYEVNVLSAHRMPREMIAYGEEAADRGIQAIIAGAGGAAHLPGMLASVTPLPVIGVPVPLKYLDGMDSLLSIVQMPAGIPVATVSVAGARNAGLLAARILAAGDAELRARMTEFLQDLNDQATEKGKRLRAKVEGSASFGFAK, translated from the coding sequence ATGAGCACCGCCACCGCCCCCGTCGTCGGCATCGCCATGGGGTCCGACTCCGACTGGACCGTCATGGAGGCCGCCGCGCAGGCCCTCGACGAGTTCGAGATCCCGTACGAGGTGAACGTCCTCTCCGCGCACCGGATGCCGCGCGAGATGATCGCGTACGGCGAGGAGGCCGCGGACCGCGGCATCCAGGCGATCATCGCGGGCGCCGGCGGCGCCGCCCACCTGCCCGGCATGCTCGCCTCCGTCACCCCGCTGCCGGTCATCGGCGTGCCGGTGCCGCTGAAGTACCTCGACGGCATGGACTCGCTGCTCTCCATCGTGCAGATGCCGGCCGGCATCCCCGTCGCCACGGTCTCCGTCGCCGGCGCGCGGAACGCGGGCCTGCTCGCCGCCCGCATCCTCGCCGCGGGCGACGCCGAGCTCCGCGCCCGGATGACCGAGTTCCTCCAGGACCTCAACGACCAGGCCACGGAGAAGGGCAAGCGGCTCCGCGCCAAGGTCGAGGGCTCCGCGTCCTTCGGCTTCGCCAAGTGA